Sequence from the Maribellus comscasis genome:
CTGTTGACCATTGATAAGAAACGGCTTCAAGCTTGGGTTCAACAACAGGCTCGTGTCCGTACAGACGTTTGTCGTTAAAATACAGTCTCAGTTTTTTTATTTTTTTGCTTTCCGGTGAAAATAGAAAAGTGGAGGAAACATCGGTATTAAATTTTTCGAGCAATACTACCTGCAACGGGTAGGTTTCACCTCTTTTTATGTCGGTGGTTTTTTTATAAAAATTTACTTCGGTAAGGTTTTTCATCTCCCTCCCGTTAAAATTAAACTGCAAACCGCCTCCTAACTGATTTGAGATGTGGACCCGATCGTCAAATTCCGGAGTGGAACTGTAAACACCCATCCCTTTAAAATGAAAGATATAGAATGTTTTACTTGTTACAGTTGAAACCTCAATGTCTTCCTTACTGCCTAGATAGCGGAAATTTGCACCCAGTTTAATTTTGTCAAAATCGAAAATTACTGCAGGGGAAATATCAAAAGTTGTGATGGTGTTTTCGGGTCTTGGATCTTTGCGTTTTGCGCCAACACCGGTTGTATAGTTTACATCGAATCCAAAAGAGAATTTGTTGTTTACCTGATAGGCACCTTTCCCTTCCATAATAAAATATTCTTTGGAATAATCTCCGCCGATGGAGTCTCCCACGATGTATGGATTGTCGTTGTACGGCTCCATTACCTGTACCCATTTTGTATTTTTTTCCTGCTGGCTGAAATAGTTAAACTTCCCATAGAATTTCCATTTGTTGAGATTTACATAACCGTCAGTAAAAAATCCGGTCTGAAACCGGGCATCTCCTTCCTGAAACAGATGGTAATATTTATCCTGTATTTCAGAATAAACCGCCGCTGAAGCAATTCTGCTGTCGCAACCAAAATAGACTAATGCAGCAGCATTTTTTGATTCCGACCATGGAGTTTGCAGTAGCATTATTTGTTTGGTTGTTACCGAGTTACAATCTTTTACAGAATCGACTGGCTGAGCTGCCACATAAAGTGGGGCAAAAAATACCAGCGGTATAAAAAGCAATATAATATTTCTGAAAAGTTTCATTACGTTTAATTCGCTGAAATTATACCAGGCTGTGGTTCCTGATTAGTTAAAAAGTCCTCTGCTGAATTGTTGGTATCCTGGTAAACTACACGTCCGTCAATTACTTCCTTAACTTTTCGGCGAATGGAAACACCTTCAAGTGAACCCCGTGTTTGAATATAGCTTACATCGATTTCGTTGGGCAGGCGTTTATATACTCCACGATCATCCAGTATTGGATTTTCAACGCCATCTATCACCCAACTTTTGGGTACCATAAAACAGCTAAAAATGCTTCCCGGTGCCTGATAGTAGTTATCCGGATTTGTAAAGATAGATTCAATATCGTCGCTGGGAAGACGGAATAAAATACTTGGTGTTCCACGCTGGTCGAACGACATAGCTGAACCAATAGTTATTCTTTGCATAAGTATGTTTGGAACCGACGGGATGTCAACATATTTTCCGTCTTCTACATAAAGTTCCCAGTCGGCATTGGAAAGATCAATGGAATTTGGATTTCCGTTTGGATCGTCTTTATGGTTTAGTCCTGACAATGCAACAACAAAAGATTCACCTGGTTGAATGGGATGTTCCTGCCCTGAGCCCGGAACAATCGGAACAAAACTCCAAACCGGAA
This genomic interval carries:
- a CDS encoding DUF6850 family outer membrane beta-barrel protein yields the protein MKLFRNIILLFIPLVFFAPLYVAAQPVDSVKDCNSVTTKQIMLLQTPWSESKNAAALVYFGCDSRIASAAVYSEIQDKYYHLFQEGDARFQTGFFTDGYVNLNKWKFYGKFNYFSQQEKNTKWVQVMEPYNDNPYIVGDSIGGDYSKEYFIMEGKGAYQVNNKFSFGFDVNYTTGVGAKRKDPRPENTITTFDISPAVIFDFDKIKLGANFRYLGSKEDIEVSTVTSKTFYIFHFKGMGVYSSTPEFDDRVHISNQLGGGLQFNFNGREMKNLTEVNFYKKTTDIKRGETYPLQVVLLEKFNTDVSSTFLFSPESKKIKKLRLYFNDKRLYGHEPVVEPKLEAVSYQWSTAAKYTLYWHKENEYGFDYSWYKIIDKNHFNWGATLSGKLNSSENTYYFVPEFNRQKLNLLYINAQFEKGFQFNKGDLVLSFDGGYRKGFNDKLEIIDDEDLLSTVNTDFVNHDYEYFNSGLLLFGASAKAGRNIYFYQNPIQAFTEAGIKHTISDLPGNPTSTIFEVKLGMNF
- a CDS encoding DUF4876 domain-containing protein, which produces MKKYLIFLLVIVAGCTDVYNVPSTLELKVLVKYPVEFSEGAPIGNATVKITNVQTNREYENLTDESGLATFEVRGGNYDVMVSLTEEHEIEIDNYPTRKTILFNGALTGVVITDSGETLTIQTDYSIQSEGFVIKELYVSGSRTPEEESYGADKFYEIYNNSADLLYADGLCFGILYPNTTFRPTPYVDENGDLLDRLPVWSFVPIVPGSGQEHPIQPGESFVVALSGLNHKDDPNGNPNSIDLSNADWELYVEDGKYVDIPSVPNILMQRITIGSAMSFDQRGTPSILFRLPSDDIESIFTNPDNYYQAPGSIFSCFMVPKSWVIDGVENPILDDRGVYKRLPNEIDVSYIQTRGSLEGVSIRRKVKEVIDGRVVYQDTNNSAEDFLTNQEPQPGIISAN